One Siniperca chuatsi isolate FFG_IHB_CAS linkage group LG3, ASM2008510v1, whole genome shotgun sequence genomic region harbors:
- the gab1 gene encoding GRB2-associated-binding protein 1 isoform X3, with product MSGGDVVCSGWLRKSPPEKKLRRYAWKKRWFVLRSGRLTGDPDVLEYYKNDHAKKPIRVIDLNLCEQVDAGLTFNKKDLEHSFIFDIKTIDRVFYLVADTEEEMNKWVRCICDICGFNPTDDEAAKAAHQSAIRGLVVDTPPHPALGNIVGPAAVLSSVPPPYQPVSVRHLDSQSSSDEPQDYLWLVNCESKKPEPNRAHAECSKSTSSETDLNDNLPSHRTPTSSTSSAKHTSHNGFFPQHPAPASASSIYDSPPSRGASLSTDGGFYHLPRSYSQDTVLLPKSASSPLAHPDSGDGSELYVFNTPSRKPSMETQMRNLSISYDIPPTPGANCTYQVPRTLSSSTGVGGSEGGGDVVPPPRPPKPSLSSTSGPPPPPADRSPTDTYCVPRSASETDGNYCVPTSAGNKALRSNTIGTVDCSRLRKDFGSQDCYDIPRSFPSEKSCSFDFNESFNSYFKNKGMLPVGSQSTEEVDQNYVPMSANSPSHHHSSSLPEPMHEPNYVPMTPSTMEFSSLGKQVPPPAHMGFRSSPKTPPRRPMLSDCQPPPVDRNLKPDRKGQSPKIIRAKGVGLERTDSQTVGEFPRGRRKGKPAPLEIKPLPEWEEPCTPVRSPVTRSFARDLSRFPMPARPPSVHSTASSTDSEDTDENYVAMDSNMSTDEPNMKLVAPMTADGGSSPMVKPKGDKQVEYLDLDLDPGKSTPPRKMKSNGTGMAASDERVDYVVVDQQRTQALKSTREAWNDGRQSTETDTPSKGPK from the exons GCATGGAAGAAGCGATGGTTTGTTCTTCGCAGTGGCCGTCTGACAGGCGACCCAGACGTGTTGGAGTACTACAAGAATGACCATGCCAAGAAGCCCATCCGCGTGATTGATCTCAACTTGTGTGAGCAG GTGGATGCTGGGCTGACGTTCAACAAGAAGGACTTGGAGCACAGCTTCATATTCGACATCAAGACCATTGACCGTGTCTTCTACCTGGTGGCTGACACCGAAGAGGAGATGAATAAGTGGGTTCGCTGCATCTGCGACATCTGTGGTTTTAACCCCACCGATGATG AGGCAGCAAAAGCTGCTCACCAGTCAGCCATCAGGGGCCTGGTGGTGGACACCCCCCCACACCCAGCACTGGGTAATATTGTTGGTCCAGCAGCAGTGCTGTCCAGTGTGCCTCCTCCATATCAGCCGGTCAGTGTGCGACACCTGGACTCTCAGTCCAGTTCAGATGAGCCCCAGGATTACCTGTGGCTGGTCAACTGTGAGAGCAAAAAGCCTGAACCCAACAG AGCCCACGCTGAGTGTTCCAAGTCTACCTCTTCAGAGACAGACCTGAATGACAACCTCCCCTCTCACCGCACGCCCACATCGTCGACATCCTCAGCTAAACACACTTCACACAACGGCTTCTTCCCACAGCACCCCGCCCCTGCCTCCGCCTCTTCCATCTACGACTCGCCTCCATCACGTGGTGCCTCGCTCTCAACTGACGGCGGCTTTTACCACCTCCCTCGCAGCTACTCCCAGGACACTGTGCTGCTCCCAAAGTCAGCCTCCTCCCCTTTGGCCCATCCGGACAGCGGGGATGGCTCTGAGCTCTATGTTTTCAACACACCGTCGCGGAAGCCATCAATGGAGACACAGATGCGCAACCTTTCCATCAGTTATGATATTCCACCTACACCTGGCGCAAACTGTACATACCAGGTTCCCCGCACTTTGTCGTCGTCAACAGGGGTAGGAGGCTCAGAGGGTGGGGGAGATGTAGTACCCCCTCCCAGACCACCCAAGCCTTCGCTCAGTTCCACCTCAGGACCCCCACCACCCCCTGCTGACCGTTCACCTACGGACACCTATTGTGTGCCTCGCTCAGCATCAGAGACGGACGGGAACTATTGTGTGCCTACTAGTGCTGGGAATAAGGCTTTACGCAGCAACACTATTGGCACTGTGGACTGTTCACGCCTCCGCAAAG attTTGGATCCCAGGACTGCTATGACATTCCTAGATCATTCCCTTCTGAAAAAAGCTGCTCATTTGACTTCAATGAAAGCTTCAACAGCTACTTT aaaaacaaaggaatGTTGCCAGTGGGTAGCCAGTCCACAGAAGAGGTAGACCAGAACTACGTACCCATGAGTGCCAACTCCCCGTCACATCATCACTCAAGCAGTTTGCCAGAGCCGATGCACGAACCGAACTATGTGCCCATGACCCCAAGCACCATGGAGTTCTCCTCCCTGGGAAAGCAGGTCCCCCCACCCGCCCACATGGGCTTCCGCTCCAGTCCCAAGACCCCTCCTCGCAGGCCAATGCTCAGTGACTGCCAGCCCCCACCTGTGGACCGAAATCTCAAACCTGATCGCAAAG GTCAGAGTCCTAAAATAATAAGAGCAAAAGGTGTCGGTTTAGAGCGAACCGACTCTCAAACCGTAGGTGAATTCCCGAGGGGACGACGCAAGG GAAAACCTGCTCCACTGGAGATCAAACCACTGCCAGAATGGGAGGAGCCCTGTACGCCTGTCCGCTCGCCTGTCACACGGTCATTCGCTCGGGA TCTCTCTAGGTTTCCAATGCCAGCGAGACCCCCGTCAGTGCATAGTACGGCCTCCAGCACTGACTCCGAGGACACTGATGAGAATTATGTAGCCATGGACTCTAATATGTCCACAGATGAACCA AACATGAAGCTTGTTGCACCCATGACTGCGGATGGTGGGAGCAGCCCTATGGTGAAGCCGAAGGGAGACAAACAGGTGGAGTACCTGGATTTGGATCTTGACCCCGGCAAGTCTACCCCACCAAGAAAG ATGAAAAGCAATGGAACTGGCATGGCAGCATCAGATGAGCGTGTTGACTATGTGGTTGTGGACCAGCAACGGACGCAGGCCCTTAAGAGCACCCGGGAGGCCTGGAACGATGGCCGCCAatcaacagagacagacacccCTTCCAAAGGACCCAAGTGA
- the gab1 gene encoding GRB2-associated-binding protein 1 isoform X5, with translation MSGGDVVCSGWLRKSPPEKKLRRYAWKKRWFVLRSGRLTGDPDVLEYYKNDHAKKPIRVIDLNLCEQVDAGLTFNKKDLEHSFIFDIKTIDRVFYLVADTEEEMNKWVRCICDICGFNPTDDEAAKAAHQSAIRGLVVDTPPHPALGNIVGPAAVLSSVPPPYQPVSVRHLDSQSSSDEPQDYLWLVNCESKKPEPNSSVHLHSPLEGDQEYLLLEECESKTLPPQASLAHAECSKSTSSETDLNDNLPSHRTPTSSTSSAKHTSHNGFFPQHPAPASASSIYDSPPSRGASLSTDGGFYHLPRSYSQDTVLLPKSASSPLAHPDSGDGSELYVFNTPSRKPSMETQMRNLSISYDIPPTPGANCTYQVPRTLSSSTGVGGSEGGGDVVPPPRPPKPSLSSTSGPPPPPADRSPTDTYCVPRSASETDGNYCVPTSAGNKALRSNTIGTVDCSRLRKDFGSQDCYDIPRSFPSEKSCSFDFNESFNSYFKNKGMLPVGSQSTEEVDQNYVPMSANSPSHHHSSSLPEPMHEPNYVPMTPSTMEFSSLGKQVPPPAHMGFRSSPKTPPRRPMLSDCQPPPVDRNLKPDRKGKPAPLEIKPLPEWEEPCTPVRSPVTRSFAREEESFYCTVPITPVKREMEELDTIEENMKLVAPMTADGGSSPMVKPKGDKQVEYLDLDLDPGKSTPPRKMKSNGTGMAASDERVDYVVVDQQRTQALKSTREAWNDGRQSTETDTPSKGPK, from the exons GCATGGAAGAAGCGATGGTTTGTTCTTCGCAGTGGCCGTCTGACAGGCGACCCAGACGTGTTGGAGTACTACAAGAATGACCATGCCAAGAAGCCCATCCGCGTGATTGATCTCAACTTGTGTGAGCAG GTGGATGCTGGGCTGACGTTCAACAAGAAGGACTTGGAGCACAGCTTCATATTCGACATCAAGACCATTGACCGTGTCTTCTACCTGGTGGCTGACACCGAAGAGGAGATGAATAAGTGGGTTCGCTGCATCTGCGACATCTGTGGTTTTAACCCCACCGATGATG AGGCAGCAAAAGCTGCTCACCAGTCAGCCATCAGGGGCCTGGTGGTGGACACCCCCCCACACCCAGCACTGGGTAATATTGTTGGTCCAGCAGCAGTGCTGTCCAGTGTGCCTCCTCCATATCAGCCGGTCAGTGTGCGACACCTGGACTCTCAGTCCAGTTCAGATGAGCCCCAGGATTACCTGTGGCTGGTCAACTGTGAGAGCAAAAAGCCTGAACCCAACAG CTCAGTGCATCTTCACTCTCCATTGGAGGGAGACCAGGAGTATTTGCTCCTGGAGGAGTGTGAGAGCAAGACTCTTCCTCCCCAGGCTAGTCT AGCCCACGCTGAGTGTTCCAAGTCTACCTCTTCAGAGACAGACCTGAATGACAACCTCCCCTCTCACCGCACGCCCACATCGTCGACATCCTCAGCTAAACACACTTCACACAACGGCTTCTTCCCACAGCACCCCGCCCCTGCCTCCGCCTCTTCCATCTACGACTCGCCTCCATCACGTGGTGCCTCGCTCTCAACTGACGGCGGCTTTTACCACCTCCCTCGCAGCTACTCCCAGGACACTGTGCTGCTCCCAAAGTCAGCCTCCTCCCCTTTGGCCCATCCGGACAGCGGGGATGGCTCTGAGCTCTATGTTTTCAACACACCGTCGCGGAAGCCATCAATGGAGACACAGATGCGCAACCTTTCCATCAGTTATGATATTCCACCTACACCTGGCGCAAACTGTACATACCAGGTTCCCCGCACTTTGTCGTCGTCAACAGGGGTAGGAGGCTCAGAGGGTGGGGGAGATGTAGTACCCCCTCCCAGACCACCCAAGCCTTCGCTCAGTTCCACCTCAGGACCCCCACCACCCCCTGCTGACCGTTCACCTACGGACACCTATTGTGTGCCTCGCTCAGCATCAGAGACGGACGGGAACTATTGTGTGCCTACTAGTGCTGGGAATAAGGCTTTACGCAGCAACACTATTGGCACTGTGGACTGTTCACGCCTCCGCAAAG attTTGGATCCCAGGACTGCTATGACATTCCTAGATCATTCCCTTCTGAAAAAAGCTGCTCATTTGACTTCAATGAAAGCTTCAACAGCTACTTT aaaaacaaaggaatGTTGCCAGTGGGTAGCCAGTCCACAGAAGAGGTAGACCAGAACTACGTACCCATGAGTGCCAACTCCCCGTCACATCATCACTCAAGCAGTTTGCCAGAGCCGATGCACGAACCGAACTATGTGCCCATGACCCCAAGCACCATGGAGTTCTCCTCCCTGGGAAAGCAGGTCCCCCCACCCGCCCACATGGGCTTCCGCTCCAGTCCCAAGACCCCTCCTCGCAGGCCAATGCTCAGTGACTGCCAGCCCCCACCTGTGGACCGAAATCTCAAACCTGATCGCAAAG GAAAACCTGCTCCACTGGAGATCAAACCACTGCCAGAATGGGAGGAGCCCTGTACGCCTGTCCGCTCGCCTGTCACACGGTCATTCGCTCGGGA AGAGGAGTCCTTCTACTGCACAGTCCCCATCACCCCTGTaaagagggagatggaggaaCTTGACACCATAGAGGAG AACATGAAGCTTGTTGCACCCATGACTGCGGATGGTGGGAGCAGCCCTATGGTGAAGCCGAAGGGAGACAAACAGGTGGAGTACCTGGATTTGGATCTTGACCCCGGCAAGTCTACCCCACCAAGAAAG ATGAAAAGCAATGGAACTGGCATGGCAGCATCAGATGAGCGTGTTGACTATGTGGTTGTGGACCAGCAACGGACGCAGGCCCTTAAGAGCACCCGGGAGGCCTGGAACGATGGCCGCCAatcaacagagacagacacccCTTCCAAAGGACCCAAGTGA
- the gab1 gene encoding GRB2-associated-binding protein 1 isoform X7, translating to MNKWVRCICDICGFNPTDDEAAKAAHQSAIRGLVVDTPPHPALGNIVGPAAVLSSVPPPYQPVSVRHLDSQSSSDEPQDYLWLVNCESKKPEPNSSVHLHSPLEGDQEYLLLEECESKTLPPQASLAHAECSKSTSSETDLNDNLPSHRTPTSSTSSAKHTSHNGFFPQHPAPASASSIYDSPPSRGASLSTDGGFYHLPRSYSQDTVLLPKSASSPLAHPDSGDGSELYVFNTPSRKPSMETQMRNLSISYDIPPTPGANCTYQVPRTLSSSTGVGGSEGGGDVVPPPRPPKPSLSSTSGPPPPPADRSPTDTYCVPRSASETDGNYCVPTSAGNKALRSNTIGTVDCSRLRKDFGSQDCYDIPRSFPSEKSCSFDFNESFNSYFKNKGMLPVGSQSTEEVDQNYVPMSANSPSHHHSSSLPEPMHEPNYVPMTPSTMEFSSLGKQVPPPAHMGFRSSPKTPPRRPMLSDCQPPPVDRNLKPDRKGQSPKIIRAKGVGLERTDSQTVGEFPRGRRKGKPAPLEIKPLPEWEEPCTPVRSPVTRSFARDLSRFPMPARPPSVHSTASSTDSEDTDENYVAMDSNMSTDEPNMKLVAPMTADGGSSPMVKPKGDKQVEYLDLDLDPGKSTPPRKMKSNGTGMAASDERVDYVVVDQQRTQALKSTREAWNDGRQSTETDTPSKGPK from the exons ATGAATAAGTGGGTTCGCTGCATCTGCGACATCTGTGGTTTTAACCCCACCGATGATG AGGCAGCAAAAGCTGCTCACCAGTCAGCCATCAGGGGCCTGGTGGTGGACACCCCCCCACACCCAGCACTGGGTAATATTGTTGGTCCAGCAGCAGTGCTGTCCAGTGTGCCTCCTCCATATCAGCCGGTCAGTGTGCGACACCTGGACTCTCAGTCCAGTTCAGATGAGCCCCAGGATTACCTGTGGCTGGTCAACTGTGAGAGCAAAAAGCCTGAACCCAACAG CTCAGTGCATCTTCACTCTCCATTGGAGGGAGACCAGGAGTATTTGCTCCTGGAGGAGTGTGAGAGCAAGACTCTTCCTCCCCAGGCTAGTCT AGCCCACGCTGAGTGTTCCAAGTCTACCTCTTCAGAGACAGACCTGAATGACAACCTCCCCTCTCACCGCACGCCCACATCGTCGACATCCTCAGCTAAACACACTTCACACAACGGCTTCTTCCCACAGCACCCCGCCCCTGCCTCCGCCTCTTCCATCTACGACTCGCCTCCATCACGTGGTGCCTCGCTCTCAACTGACGGCGGCTTTTACCACCTCCCTCGCAGCTACTCCCAGGACACTGTGCTGCTCCCAAAGTCAGCCTCCTCCCCTTTGGCCCATCCGGACAGCGGGGATGGCTCTGAGCTCTATGTTTTCAACACACCGTCGCGGAAGCCATCAATGGAGACACAGATGCGCAACCTTTCCATCAGTTATGATATTCCACCTACACCTGGCGCAAACTGTACATACCAGGTTCCCCGCACTTTGTCGTCGTCAACAGGGGTAGGAGGCTCAGAGGGTGGGGGAGATGTAGTACCCCCTCCCAGACCACCCAAGCCTTCGCTCAGTTCCACCTCAGGACCCCCACCACCCCCTGCTGACCGTTCACCTACGGACACCTATTGTGTGCCTCGCTCAGCATCAGAGACGGACGGGAACTATTGTGTGCCTACTAGTGCTGGGAATAAGGCTTTACGCAGCAACACTATTGGCACTGTGGACTGTTCACGCCTCCGCAAAG attTTGGATCCCAGGACTGCTATGACATTCCTAGATCATTCCCTTCTGAAAAAAGCTGCTCATTTGACTTCAATGAAAGCTTCAACAGCTACTTT aaaaacaaaggaatGTTGCCAGTGGGTAGCCAGTCCACAGAAGAGGTAGACCAGAACTACGTACCCATGAGTGCCAACTCCCCGTCACATCATCACTCAAGCAGTTTGCCAGAGCCGATGCACGAACCGAACTATGTGCCCATGACCCCAAGCACCATGGAGTTCTCCTCCCTGGGAAAGCAGGTCCCCCCACCCGCCCACATGGGCTTCCGCTCCAGTCCCAAGACCCCTCCTCGCAGGCCAATGCTCAGTGACTGCCAGCCCCCACCTGTGGACCGAAATCTCAAACCTGATCGCAAAG GTCAGAGTCCTAAAATAATAAGAGCAAAAGGTGTCGGTTTAGAGCGAACCGACTCTCAAACCGTAGGTGAATTCCCGAGGGGACGACGCAAGG GAAAACCTGCTCCACTGGAGATCAAACCACTGCCAGAATGGGAGGAGCCCTGTACGCCTGTCCGCTCGCCTGTCACACGGTCATTCGCTCGGGA TCTCTCTAGGTTTCCAATGCCAGCGAGACCCCCGTCAGTGCATAGTACGGCCTCCAGCACTGACTCCGAGGACACTGATGAGAATTATGTAGCCATGGACTCTAATATGTCCACAGATGAACCA AACATGAAGCTTGTTGCACCCATGACTGCGGATGGTGGGAGCAGCCCTATGGTGAAGCCGAAGGGAGACAAACAGGTGGAGTACCTGGATTTGGATCTTGACCCCGGCAAGTCTACCCCACCAAGAAAG ATGAAAAGCAATGGAACTGGCATGGCAGCATCAGATGAGCGTGTTGACTATGTGGTTGTGGACCAGCAACGGACGCAGGCCCTTAAGAGCACCCGGGAGGCCTGGAACGATGGCCGCCAatcaacagagacagacacccCTTCCAAAGGACCCAAGTGA